A genomic region of Raphanus sativus cultivar WK10039 chromosome 6, ASM80110v3, whole genome shotgun sequence contains the following coding sequences:
- the LOC130497057 gene encoding non-specific phospholipase C6-like — translation MVSPWIQKGTVVSEAKGATESSEFEHSSIPATIKKLFNLSSNYLTHRDAWAATFEDVVAHLTSPRTDCPMTLPAIAPMRATEPKEDAALSEFQSEVVQLAAVLNGDHFLSSFPDEVGKKMTVKQAHEYVKGATSRFIRASKEAMKLGADKSAIVDMRSSLTTRPCNL, via the coding sequence AAAAGGGGCAACAGAGAGCTCAGAGTTCGAGCATTCATCAATACCAGCGACCATCAAGAAGCTCTTCAATCTCTCTTCCAATTACTTAACACATAGAGATGCTTGGGCTGCTACTTTTGAAGACGTGGTTGCTCACTTAACCTCTCCTCGAACCGATTGTCCCATGACTCTACCTGCCATTGCACCCATGAGAGCCACTGAGCCTAAAGAAGACGCAGCCCTATCTGAGTTTCAgagtgaagtggttcagcttGCAGCGGTTCTCAATGGCGATCACTTCCTCAGTAGCTTCCCGGATGAAGTTGGGAAGAAGATGACTGTGAAACAAGCTCACGAGTATGTCAAAGGAGCTACTTCTCGGTTCATTAGAGCTAGCAAAGAAGCAATGAAGCTTGGTGCCGATAAATCTGCCATTGTCGATATGCGATCTTCGCTCACTACACGGCCATGCAACCTGTGA